The genomic stretch TTAAAGTCAGTGTTTGATTTTTGCAGTTTCTTTCTTTAATTGTTCTATTGACTGTGCTAGGTGTTGCCCAGCATTCTGTAGTTCTAAATATTGTGCTGCTAGTTTTTGATCTGCCGTTTTCAAATATGCATTGCTTTCCATGTACTTCTTAGCCTTTTCATAGCATGCATCATTGTCATCTGTTGCCATGTCAACCAATGGTTGTGTAGGTGATGGTTCCTCGTAAGAGTCACACATAATCCCTGATGGTTTGGAAGACGAAGGAGCTGGGAGGGGAAAAAACAGAGAAAGATTGTGAGATCCTAATATACTAGTGAGGGGTGGACCAAGCAAAAATCtgtattgtaccataatttgacTTGATTTATGCCTTGAAATGATTATAATATTATCCACATTACACTTAAATGTTTATGCATGCATATTTTCACAACGATTATGTTAATTGTCAATGGCAATTTCTGTGTGCATCCAAacattatgtcatcaaatcactGATCTGGGTGAGCTATTAGAGGATTGCTACATACCAGTAATCTATGGACTACTGGTGATGATAATGTTTCAACAGGTAAAATAATATATGCAATTCTTTCTAAGAAACAAAATAGCACAGAAAAATATCTATATCTTGCCCAAATATTCCAGTGCAGTATACTAAATTGTTTGCTAGTAGTCGtgagaggctatccatggctttttttgggggggggggggggggttgagctTTGTCCATTATGGGGTTTAAAATGTTAGTTTTGTGTACAAAACTAAATATAAACGTCAAAAGTTAAATATcgaaataaaagaaaacaacaacctTCAATAGAAGACATActccccaacttgtatgtttcaTAGCAAACTTAATGTCACAAGTACTGTGGCAATCTATGTCCCTTTAGCTCTGGGCTTCATGGGACATGGCAATACTAgtaaaatagcaccaatggcattgtagcacaagtGCACatttcgtgtgtgtgtgtgtgtgtgtgtgtgtgtgtgtgtgtaatgttttTATCCACTTGCCCGGCATGCCCGGCCCTTACACGTAAACCATCGATGTAACTTTGTTGTTCTTTTTGTAATATATCATatgtcatcatttcactgttgcaaTGGGCATGGGCTaattgctaggcatatatgtgttcatttgcCTAAATATTTATCCATTTGCCTGGCCAGCTGGGCCTTGTTCCACGTTCTCATCTTTgccacatacacagacatttgACCATGCCTATATAGCACTACTCAACCTATTAAACAGCAACTCAACTAGTCTTGCAGACGGAgtacgggactcgattctgacattgtccgtGAACATCGGACAGGGAAAGGGACATATCGAGTCCATTACTAACTTCGTATGCTGAGGTGTTTGGGGACAATGGCAGTCAATGTCCCGTTCTCCATCTACTGCAAGTTGGGGATACGTATACGGTATACAGCAACACTTACTACTCGGTGAACTGTAGTTACCGGTCATAAGAGTGAACACTATGTCATCGTCGTGAGTCTTCTCTATGTCTTCTATCATTTCCTCTAAAGAAGGTGGCTCTGGGCGTTTTGGTAAAGGTACGGATACTTTTTGTTTCGCCATGTTGCGTTGCATCAACATGGTCAAAATACAGAATATGGATCAGCTGGCTTTCAGGAGTTTTAGTTGAGGAGAGATTCCAAGAACATACGAATGATAACATCGCTTGCCTTTTGAACGTATGTCCGCTAGGTGGCGCACTCATAGGACCCTGAATGAATCTCTCTCAGTTTTTCGGAGTTTTTTGAAAGCGTGAAGTGGTTATATTATTCATTTAGTATTAATGCAAAAGATCAAAATAACACCATATTATTAACGCAAAGTCTTGTTGAAATCTACTAATTAGCGTTAGTTCTTGTTTCTAGGTGTTTAGGCCGAAGCTACCggtatacattattattattattatcatcatcatcaaaaagttagtctggatgccaacttcGTTTCTATTGTGAGtggagtggaggtgtaaatcataacgatactgtataggaactagactaatcaCGTTCAGAAGCACATCGATGAGTAAGTACATCGTTTGCTCCAACTCCTTGTTTTACCTATACCATTTTTTCTTTGATTGCTGGCATCTGTTGAAAACTGCTAGTTTGGATACCAACATGGTCTCTATGAAAGAGATCTCTGAAACATTCGATGAGGGATAGCACTACTAGATTAAAACTTCTCTCCAACATAAAAGATGTTCTTCTAGTCGATTAATAAAAGTATACCAGGTCAGGTCAACAGTATTTTAGTGCTCTTTTTAGCCTGCCCCTACGACCTCCCAACAAAGAACCGTCACGGTTCAATCATCATCATGCTGTTTGaattatgtatgtacacaacAAGATGTGGGTGGATAGTACTACACAGTTcattatgccccccccccccttagggagccttcaatatTTACAGGGGGgtgggagggccggaggaatcggggggggggggtcacattttacaaacctgttcttggggagggtcatatagTTGTGCATTGCaatatttggggggggggggggtcacattttacaatccgtagttttgtgaccaaattgaaaattaaatgtcaatttgtgttgtgtgttttgacatgtaaaagtgagatgaacattcaacatttatttttacgagtactttacatgccaaaatacaaaatataaaactacatgtattgttggaaattgtttaataaaacgatgcatattgttgagtgtaccatctcaccttatcacccATAaagatggtgatggtgatgacgatgacgatgacgatgacgatgacgatgacgatgacgatgacgatgacgatgacgatgttttgaatgtcatagagaatgCGAACGGTGATACATGAACTGAttcaagtagtaccagtgagtcagattagactgacactgataatggcaacaCTGAAGAAGaaggtggtgatgatgatgatgatgataataataatgagagtggtggggggggggtgtcatgtTTTGTGTGATTTCCCCCACCCCCtataaatactgaaggctcccttttTAAAGGTTATCGGCCTTTCTGGACATAACGGATTGCTTTTAAATTATCAGTCTACCCCAATCACGTCAGTGGGTTAGATGGTCAGATAGAAACAAGTCATGCATTTGATAAATGAGACAAGTTCTGTCGAACATATCACAGGTATTG from Glandiceps talaboti chromosome 12, keGlaTala1.1, whole genome shotgun sequence encodes the following:
- the LOC144443866 gene encoding uncharacterized protein LOC144443866 translates to MLMQRNMAKQKVSVPLPKRPEPPSLEEMIEDIEKTHDDDIVFTLMTGNYSSPSTPSSSKPSGIMCDSYEEPSPTQPLVDMATDDNDACYEKAKKYMESNAYLKTADQKLAAQYLELQNAGQHLAQSIEQLKKETAKIKH